In Apteryx mantelli isolate bAptMan1 chromosome 16, bAptMan1.hap1, whole genome shotgun sequence, a single genomic region encodes these proteins:
- the LOC106491288 gene encoding LOW QUALITY PROTEIN: melanin-concentrating hormone receptor 1-like (The sequence of the model RefSeq protein was modified relative to this genomic sequence to represent the inferred CDS: inserted 3 bases in 2 codons; deleted 2 bases in 1 codon; substituted 3 bases at 3 genomic stop codons), whose protein sequence is MGFETNHPESLNNCISNSSKAVQNFSRAGDPSRLSYASFIMPTLFGISCLLGIIGNSLIIXAVLKKSGPSSSVPDILISLSMVDLLFLLGMPFLTHQLLGNRAWHFRETMCTAITALDASRQFTSTYILTTMSIDCYLVTVYPFTSTCFRKPPLAILVICVLWALSFLRITPVWMYAQLIPLPGGLLSCGSCLPDPPQQDIYXNTLYQFXVFAIPFALITTAYRRILLKMARPSEALTNQRCTRAQTTKLTPTTIAICTAFFICXAPFHILQQAQFALTHPTLPFYXAYNMAISLGYANSCLNPFIHSSRGQSF, encoded by the exons ATGGGCTTTGAAACAAATCATCCAGAGAGCTTGAACAACTGCATCTCCAACAGCTCCAAGGCTGTCCAAAACTTTTCTAGGGCTG GTGACCCCAGCAGGTTGAGCTATGCCAGCTTTATCATGCCCACCCTGTTTGGCATCAGTTGTCTGTTAGGCATTATTGGTAACAGCCTCATTAT TGCAGTCTTAAAGAAATCTGGCCCTAGCAGTAGTGTCCCAGATATCTTAATCAGCCTCTCCATGGTAgatctgctcttcctcctgggcaTGCCCTTCCTCACCCACCAGCTGCTGGGGAACAGAGCCTGGCACTTCAGGGAGACAATGTGCACTGCCATCACTGCACTGGATGCCAGCAGACAGTTCACCAGCACCTACATCCTCACCACTATGTCCATTGACTGCTATCTGGTCACTGTGTACCCCTTCACCTCCACTTGCTTCAGGAAGCCCCCTTTAGCCATCCTTGTCATCTGTGTGCTCTGGGCCCTTTCCTTCCTTAGGATTACACCTGTGTGGATGTATGCTCAGCTCATCCCTTTGCCTGGAGGGCTGCTAAGCTGTGGGAGTTGTCTGCCAGAC CCACCCCAGCAGGACATTTATTAGAACACTCTCTACCAGT TTGTCTTTGCCATCCCTTTTGCACTTATCACCACAGCCTACAGGAGGATCCTGCTGAAGATGGCCAGGCCCTCAGAAGCACTGACGAACCAGAGATGCACCAGGGCTCAAACCACAAAACTGACCCCTACAACAATTGCTATTTGCAcggccttcttcatctgctaggcACCTTTCCACATCCTACAACAGGCCCAGTTTGCCCTGACTCACCCCACCCTGCCTTTTTACTAGGCCTACAACATGGCCATCAGCCTGGGCTATGCCAACAGTTGCCTGAACCCCTTCATCCACAGCTCACGGGGGCAAAGCTTCTAG